A region from the Catenulispora sp. MAP5-51 genome encodes:
- a CDS encoding ABC transporter substrate-binding protein, protein MRTSKNVYRAGVIAAAVAVSAASLSACGSSSKPGAASSGAKASGSTSFTYWSMWQQNEPQAKVIKKAADDFTAATGIKVNIQWQGRDVITKLTPTLRTGSSADLVDQSVNALGALVAKDETADLSSLYGTTIPGESQTVGQVVPDSYKPFLNDKSGKPFIAPYEVSSEGLWFDASKFPDLAANPPKTWDDLLALFAKAKGMGMTPLAVPGDDKYWVLLTLQRELGTDGLKKLASDKTGAAWDDPKVLKAAQLVQDLRDKGDILKGYESSKSIDEEGDWAKGQAAFYLSGTWVPSEAAPNATAGFKFDSIQLPALDSGNTDTGINFFGFAVPKTAKHSDAAEKFVAFFMKKEELSGISTQAVNLTPRADIDPPAQLASMSKALTGTVYADQAHLSVDYADWTNKMLNPEMIRLITGQDNAAKFVANGKQGTIDYWKSAS, encoded by the coding sequence ATGCGAACCAGTAAGAACGTCTACCGCGCGGGCGTCATAGCCGCCGCGGTGGCCGTCTCGGCCGCGAGCCTGTCGGCCTGCGGCAGCTCCAGCAAGCCCGGCGCCGCCTCCTCCGGCGCCAAGGCATCGGGCAGCACCTCGTTCACCTACTGGTCGATGTGGCAGCAGAACGAGCCGCAGGCCAAGGTGATCAAGAAGGCCGCCGACGACTTCACCGCCGCCACCGGCATCAAGGTGAACATCCAGTGGCAGGGCCGCGACGTCATCACCAAGCTGACCCCGACCCTGCGCACCGGCTCCTCGGCGGACCTGGTCGACCAGTCGGTGAACGCCCTGGGCGCGCTGGTGGCCAAGGACGAGACCGCCGACCTGAGCAGCCTGTACGGCACCACGATCCCCGGCGAGTCCCAGACCGTCGGCCAGGTCGTCCCGGACAGCTACAAGCCGTTCCTCAACGACAAGAGCGGCAAGCCCTTCATCGCCCCCTACGAGGTCTCCTCCGAGGGCCTGTGGTTCGACGCCTCCAAGTTCCCGGACCTGGCCGCCAACCCGCCGAAGACCTGGGACGACCTGCTGGCCCTGTTCGCCAAGGCCAAGGGCATGGGCATGACCCCGCTGGCGGTCCCCGGCGACGACAAGTACTGGGTGCTGCTGACCCTCCAGCGCGAGCTGGGCACCGACGGTCTGAAGAAGCTGGCCAGCGACAAGACCGGCGCCGCCTGGGACGACCCGAAGGTGCTCAAGGCCGCGCAGCTGGTCCAGGACCTGCGGGACAAGGGCGACATCCTCAAGGGCTACGAGTCCAGCAAGAGCATCGACGAAGAGGGCGACTGGGCCAAGGGCCAGGCCGCGTTCTACCTGTCCGGCACCTGGGTGCCCTCCGAGGCCGCGCCGAACGCCACCGCCGGCTTCAAGTTCGACAGCATCCAGCTGCCGGCCCTGGATTCGGGCAACACCGACACCGGCATCAACTTCTTCGGCTTCGCGGTCCCCAAGACCGCCAAGCACTCCGACGCCGCCGAGAAGTTCGTCGCCTTCTTCATGAAGAAGGAGGAGCTCTCCGGCATCTCCACCCAGGCGGTGAACCTGACGCCGCGCGCCGACATCGACCCGCCGGCCCAGCTGGCCTCGATGAGCAAGGCGCTGACCGGCACCGTCTACGCCGACCAGGCGCACCTGTCCGTGGACTACGCGGACTGGACCAACAAGATGCTGAACCCCGAGATGATCCGCCTGATCACCGGCCAGGACAACGCCGCGAAGTTCGTCGCCAACGGCAAGCAGGGCACGATCGACTACTGGAAGTCCGCGTCGTGA
- a CDS encoding NAD(P)/FAD-dependent oxidoreductase — protein MSRPKILVVGSGFAGTECAHKLEKKLSIDDAEIRLVTPVNHQLYLPLLPHVASGVLTPQAVAVSLRRMLKRTLVIPGGAIGIDTATKSVVVRKIDGEEVVEHYDYLVLTPGSVTRQFNIPGVDKYAVGVKTLAEAAWIRDHVIAQLDLAAVADTDAERESRLQFVVVGGGYAGTETAAYLQRLTTEAVKRYPNLDGSLIKWHLVDIAPRLMPELGEKLGEKALKILKKRGLHVSLGVSVAECTEDTVTLTDGRVLPCRTLIWTAGVAPSPLIATMGAPTNRGRLVVNADLSVPDLPGVFALGDAAAVPDLAKGGDAICPPTAQHAMRQGWAAAENVMSAVRGFPLKDYHHKDLGLVVDLGGLKAVSKPLGIPLSGLPAQVVARGYHIMALRTFAARFRTGAGWLLNSLVGDDFVRTGFQAERAASLRDFEYTDVYLTREEILQRTRGAAASVAAAAAAEPGAPASAA, from the coding sequence ATGAGCCGCCCCAAGATACTCGTCGTCGGCAGCGGCTTCGCGGGCACCGAGTGCGCGCACAAGCTGGAGAAGAAGCTCTCCATCGACGACGCCGAGATCCGCTTGGTGACGCCGGTCAACCACCAGCTCTACCTGCCGCTGCTGCCGCACGTCGCCTCCGGCGTGCTCACGCCGCAGGCTGTGGCCGTCTCGCTGCGCCGGATGCTCAAGCGCACGCTGGTCATCCCCGGCGGCGCGATCGGCATCGACACCGCGACCAAGTCCGTGGTGGTGCGCAAGATCGACGGCGAGGAGGTCGTCGAGCACTATGACTACCTGGTGCTCACGCCGGGCAGCGTGACCCGCCAGTTCAACATCCCCGGCGTGGACAAGTACGCGGTCGGCGTGAAGACGCTGGCCGAGGCGGCGTGGATCCGCGACCACGTGATCGCCCAGCTGGACCTGGCCGCGGTCGCCGACACCGACGCCGAGCGCGAGTCCCGGCTGCAGTTCGTGGTGGTCGGCGGCGGCTACGCGGGCACCGAGACGGCGGCGTACCTGCAGCGGCTGACCACCGAGGCGGTGAAGCGCTACCCGAACCTGGACGGCAGCCTGATCAAGTGGCACCTGGTCGACATCGCGCCGCGCCTGATGCCCGAACTCGGCGAGAAGCTCGGCGAGAAGGCCCTGAAGATCCTGAAGAAGCGCGGCCTGCACGTCTCCCTGGGCGTCTCGGTCGCCGAGTGCACCGAGGACACCGTCACCCTGACCGACGGCCGGGTCCTGCCCTGCCGCACGCTGATCTGGACCGCCGGCGTGGCCCCGAGCCCGCTGATCGCCACCATGGGCGCGCCCACCAACCGCGGCCGCCTGGTGGTCAACGCCGACCTGTCGGTCCCGGACCTGCCCGGCGTCTTCGCCCTCGGCGACGCCGCCGCCGTCCCGGACCTGGCCAAGGGCGGCGACGCGATCTGCCCGCCGACCGCCCAGCACGCGATGCGCCAGGGCTGGGCCGCGGCCGAGAACGTGATGTCGGCGGTCCGCGGCTTCCCGCTGAAGGACTACCACCACAAGGACCTGGGCCTGGTCGTGGACCTCGGCGGCCTCAAGGCGGTCAGCAAGCCCCTGGGCATCCCGCTGTCCGGCCTGCCCGCGCAGGTCGTCGCCCGCGGCTACCACATCATGGCGCTGCGCACCTTCGCCGCCCGCTTCCGCACCGGCGCCGGCTGGCTGCTGAACTCCCTGGTCGGCGACGACTTCGTACGCACCGGCTTCCAGGCCGAGCGCGCGGCGTCGCTGCGCGACTTCGAGTACACGGACGTGTACCTGACGCGCGAGGAGATCCTCCAGCGGACGCGCGGGGCCGCGGCATCGGTGGCCGCGGCGGCCGCCGCCGAACCGGGGGCGCCGGCTTCGGCGGCGTGA
- a CDS encoding NUDIX hydrolase, translated as MYPTPPPACVSDDEIRRLLARYLELHPDQAERLRPFTDALADPEHVAGLTDRRTLPGHVTTGAFVVAADGRLLQIAHKSLHRWLNPGGHTEPEDASLADAARRELREETGLDDRHVTLIGDPVLPLAVDAHRIPANPAKGEPEHWHFDFRYAFLLDGTPDTIGVELQLEEVDDHRWIPFDQADLGEDTARLAAVLASAVTNRAAEGS; from the coding sequence ATGTACCCGACGCCGCCGCCCGCATGCGTGTCCGATGACGAGATCCGCCGCCTCCTCGCCCGGTATCTGGAGCTGCACCCCGACCAGGCCGAGCGCCTGCGGCCGTTCACGGACGCGCTGGCCGACCCCGAGCACGTGGCCGGCCTGACCGACCGCCGCACCCTCCCCGGCCACGTCACGACCGGTGCCTTCGTCGTGGCCGCCGACGGCCGGCTGCTGCAGATCGCGCACAAGTCCCTGCACCGCTGGCTCAACCCCGGCGGCCACACCGAGCCCGAGGACGCGTCCCTGGCCGACGCCGCCCGCCGCGAGCTGCGCGAGGAGACCGGCCTGGACGACCGGCACGTCACCCTCATCGGCGACCCGGTCCTGCCGCTGGCCGTCGACGCGCACCGGATCCCGGCCAACCCGGCCAAGGGCGAACCAGAGCACTGGCACTTCGACTTCCGTTACGCCTTCCTGCTCGACGGCACCCCGGACACCATCGGCGTCGAGCTCCAACTGGAGGAGGTCGACGACCACCGCTGGATTCCCTTCGACCAGGCCGATCTCGGCGAGGACACCGCGCGCCTGGCGGCGGTCCTGGCCAGTGCTGTCACAAACCGCGCGGCCGAAGGGTCATAG
- a CDS encoding right-handed parallel beta-helix repeat-containing protein, translated as MKAHLRASISALGAMTLGAVGLLAVTVPIAHAAGTAYYVDCSAASDGSGSSGSPWNALTDPDGHVFTAGDTLSFKAGTTCHGTLTPQGSGASGSPITVNAYGSGAAPVIEGGGATEATVHLVDQSYWTISDLLVQNSSSTRAQHEGILVEVAGSANQAGISVTGNEVANVAGWGDKTGTNAGWFSNSAGIAVRVATGSGVFNGVSVTDNNVHDTGGGGIKVEGEASAMSTGVYIGHNTITAAGGDGIVVHDSDSPLVEYNTATELGLGAYPFVAGNFAGMWPYHSNNPTFQYNTVGSQVGVVNDATAWDCDVNNTGTCLYQYNYSYNNAGGFYLDCLSGCGGAATTTNVVLRYNISRDDCRFTNSSTGTGTHYIYNNTFFCPGKPISDTLGGNVVWQNNIFVAPTASWAADSSATFNANTYFGGVTAPSSGDAGAHTADPQLINDAAGTLAIKLRTASPERGTGVVVANNGGKDYFGNAVSATADPNRGAYNGSGDDSVLPFAASLNDTAVTSDANRWAASLNSATQSGKSFSATALATAGLTQGTDVTAAGVDFGPWHPQALDATDNVIATGQTIAVTGTGTGTKVGFLGFSTTHGVTESGTLHFTDGTSQAFTLTLSDWTDTTPASGDTLVAKAAYANQHTSAYNGSTTTSSGSFSVWATSVALPTGKTLASVTLPNLAASGATSQHLFAIAVG; from the coding sequence GTGAAAGCGCATCTGCGCGCTTCCATCTCGGCGCTGGGGGCCATGACCCTCGGCGCCGTCGGCCTGCTGGCCGTCACGGTCCCGATCGCGCACGCGGCCGGGACTGCTTACTACGTGGACTGCTCGGCCGCCTCGGACGGCAGCGGGTCCTCGGGTTCGCCGTGGAACGCCCTCACGGATCCCGACGGCCACGTCTTCACCGCCGGCGACACGCTGTCCTTCAAAGCCGGGACCACCTGCCACGGCACGCTGACGCCGCAGGGCTCCGGCGCCTCGGGTTCGCCGATCACTGTCAACGCCTACGGTTCCGGCGCCGCGCCGGTCATCGAGGGCGGCGGCGCGACCGAGGCCACGGTCCACCTGGTCGACCAGAGCTACTGGACCATCAGCGACCTGTTGGTCCAGAACAGCTCCTCCACCCGGGCGCAGCACGAGGGCATCCTGGTCGAGGTCGCCGGATCGGCGAACCAGGCCGGGATCTCCGTCACCGGCAACGAGGTCGCGAACGTGGCCGGCTGGGGCGACAAGACCGGGACGAACGCGGGGTGGTTCTCGAACTCGGCGGGCATAGCCGTGCGCGTGGCCACCGGATCGGGCGTCTTCAACGGCGTGTCCGTGACGGACAACAACGTGCACGACACCGGGGGCGGCGGCATCAAGGTCGAGGGCGAGGCCTCGGCGATGAGCACCGGCGTCTACATCGGGCACAACACCATCACCGCGGCCGGCGGCGACGGGATCGTGGTGCACGACAGCGACTCCCCGCTGGTGGAGTACAACACGGCGACCGAGCTCGGGCTCGGGGCGTACCCGTTCGTGGCCGGGAACTTCGCCGGGATGTGGCCGTACCACAGCAACAATCCGACGTTCCAGTACAACACCGTGGGCTCGCAGGTCGGAGTCGTGAACGACGCGACCGCGTGGGACTGCGACGTCAACAACACCGGCACCTGCCTGTACCAGTACAACTACTCGTACAACAACGCCGGCGGCTTCTACCTCGACTGCCTGTCCGGCTGCGGCGGGGCGGCGACGACCACGAACGTGGTGCTGCGCTACAACATCTCGCGCGACGACTGCCGGTTCACCAACTCCAGCACCGGAACGGGCACGCACTACATCTACAACAACACGTTCTTCTGCCCGGGCAAGCCGATCTCGGACACGCTCGGCGGGAACGTGGTGTGGCAGAACAACATCTTCGTGGCCCCGACGGCCTCCTGGGCCGCGGACTCCTCGGCGACGTTCAACGCCAACACCTACTTCGGCGGCGTCACAGCCCCCTCATCGGGCGACGCCGGCGCGCACACCGCCGACCCGCAGCTGATCAACGACGCGGCCGGCACCCTGGCCATCAAGCTGCGCACCGCCTCGCCGGAGCGCGGCACCGGCGTGGTCGTGGCGAACAACGGCGGCAAGGACTACTTCGGCAACGCGGTCTCCGCCACCGCCGACCCGAACCGCGGCGCCTACAACGGATCGGGCGATGACAGCGTCCTGCCGTTCGCGGCATCGCTGAACGACACCGCGGTCACCTCCGACGCCAACCGCTGGGCCGCCAGCCTGAACTCCGCGACGCAGAGCGGCAAGAGCTTCTCCGCGACCGCGCTGGCCACCGCCGGACTGACGCAGGGCACTGACGTCACAGCGGCGGGCGTGGACTTCGGCCCCTGGCACCCGCAGGCCCTGGACGCCACCGACAATGTGATCGCCACCGGCCAGACCATCGCGGTCACCGGCACCGGCACTGGCACGAAGGTCGGATTCCTGGGCTTCAGCACCACCCACGGCGTGACCGAGAGCGGCACGCTGCACTTCACCGACGGCACGTCCCAGGCCTTCACGCTGACGCTGTCGGACTGGACGGACACCACCCCGGCGTCCGGCGACACGCTGGTCGCGAAGGCGGCGTACGCGAACCAGCACACCTCGGCCTACAACGGGAGCACGACGACCTCGAGCGGGTCGTTCTCGGTGTGGGCCACCTCGGTCGCGCTGCCGACGGGCAAGACGCTGGCGTCGGTGACGCTGCCGAACCTGGCGGCTTCCGGCGCGACGTCGCAGCACCTGTTCGCGATCGCGGTCGGCTGA
- a CDS encoding serine hydrolase — protein sequence MWTTIVSGITLAASLMTGSVSHPATDTTAAPNLTGIGSLIDQTVTAQLAKDKIPGAAVVVVAGGKTVYAQGYGVADTATDAPVDPVRTEFFTGSIAKVFTATAVAQLIQQGKIDPHADVNTYLKGFQITDAFPGRPVTVENLLTHTGGFDDDPVGAAVSDPKDVPPLGRYLADNEPSRVRPPGTLAAYDNYGAALAGYLVECVSGEPFAQYMQDHLFGPLQMDASTFLQPHPPAIQANLAKGYRPEGSGWTAENGQYGGWSPTGAGTVATATDVGKFMMAQLAKDPRLGAGVADLVQRQHFTMDPRLPGMAYFFEERPRDGQRILFKDGDVPGFHGDMALLPDRDIGVYVVYNGDGTDGIAGWDGKALINQVVDKLFPTAGAGASAAATPTATAPAPVKDPKLDSYTGSYRSDRISRGAVTRVAGLVSFVTVIENSDGTLTTNGLSQNPKIGDQRWIPLGSGEFAEQGGQDRLVFDGHGHLATTIDPTIAYYRLAWYNSPKLHLPMLYGGAGILATGLLAFPILALVRRLRGRPAHSRWARNARVLAWVSGLLATGFVIELLTMTGDSNAFTEKVMLGSPSLTLLVAVNTLLAVCTVGLIAGSAAAWRLGWWRPVGRLAYSVTATGAVSFLIVAFTYNLVWP from the coding sequence ATGTGGACGACCATCGTTTCCGGCATCACTCTCGCCGCTTCCTTGATGACCGGCTCCGTCTCGCACCCCGCGACCGACACCACCGCCGCCCCGAACCTCACGGGCATCGGTTCGCTCATAGACCAGACTGTCACGGCACAGCTCGCCAAGGACAAAATCCCCGGCGCGGCGGTGGTGGTCGTCGCCGGCGGCAAGACCGTGTACGCGCAGGGTTACGGCGTGGCCGACACCGCGACCGACGCCCCCGTGGACCCGGTGCGCACCGAGTTCTTCACCGGCTCGATCGCCAAGGTCTTCACGGCGACAGCGGTCGCGCAGCTGATCCAGCAGGGGAAGATCGATCCGCACGCGGACGTGAACACCTACCTGAAGGGCTTCCAGATCACCGACGCCTTCCCGGGCCGCCCGGTGACCGTCGAGAACCTGCTCACCCACACCGGCGGCTTCGACGACGACCCGGTCGGCGCCGCCGTGTCCGATCCGAAGGACGTGCCGCCGCTGGGCCGGTACCTCGCCGACAACGAGCCGTCGCGCGTGCGGCCCCCGGGGACGCTGGCCGCGTACGACAACTACGGCGCCGCACTGGCCGGCTACCTCGTCGAGTGCGTCTCCGGGGAGCCGTTCGCGCAGTACATGCAGGACCACCTGTTCGGACCGCTCCAGATGGACGCCTCGACGTTCCTGCAGCCGCATCCGCCCGCGATCCAGGCGAACCTGGCGAAGGGCTACCGCCCCGAAGGCAGCGGCTGGACCGCGGAGAACGGCCAGTACGGCGGCTGGTCGCCGACCGGGGCGGGCACCGTGGCCACCGCGACCGACGTCGGGAAGTTCATGATGGCGCAGCTGGCGAAGGACCCGCGGCTCGGCGCCGGCGTCGCCGATCTGGTGCAGCGGCAGCACTTCACGATGGATCCGCGGCTGCCGGGCATGGCCTACTTCTTCGAGGAGCGGCCGCGCGACGGGCAGCGGATCCTGTTCAAGGACGGCGACGTGCCCGGCTTCCACGGCGACATGGCGCTGCTGCCGGACCGCGACATCGGCGTGTACGTGGTCTACAACGGCGACGGCACCGACGGGATCGCCGGCTGGGACGGCAAAGCCCTGATCAACCAGGTCGTCGACAAGCTCTTCCCGACCGCCGGGGCCGGCGCGTCCGCCGCAGCCACCCCCACCGCTACCGCGCCGGCCCCGGTCAAGGACCCGAAGCTGGACAGCTACACCGGCAGCTACCGCAGCGACCGGATCAGCCGCGGCGCGGTCACCCGGGTCGCCGGCCTGGTCTCCTTCGTGACCGTGATCGAGAACTCGGACGGCACACTGACCACGAACGGACTGTCGCAGAACCCGAAGATCGGCGACCAGCGCTGGATCCCCTTGGGCAGCGGCGAATTCGCCGAGCAGGGCGGCCAGGACCGCCTGGTCTTCGACGGCCACGGCCACCTGGCGACCACCATCGATCCGACCATCGCCTACTACAGGCTGGCCTGGTACAACTCCCCCAAGCTCCACCTGCCGATGCTCTACGGCGGCGCCGGAATCCTCGCGACGGGCCTGCTGGCGTTCCCGATCCTGGCACTGGTACGGCGGCTGCGCGGACGGCCCGCACACTCGCGGTGGGCCCGGAACGCGCGCGTGCTGGCCTGGGTGTCCGGACTACTGGCCACCGGCTTCGTCATCGAACTGCTCACGATGACCGGCGACAGCAATGCCTTCACCGAGAAGGTGATGCTCGGCTCGCCCTCGCTGACGCTGCTGGTCGCCGTGAACACACTGCTGGCGGTCTGCACCGTCGGCCTGATCGCCGGGAGCGCCGCCGCGTGGCGGCTGGGGTGGTGGCGGCCGGTCGGGCGGCTCGCGTACTCGGTCACCGCCACCGGCGCCGTGTCGTTCCTGATCGTGGCCTTCACCTACAACCTGGTGTGGCCCTGA
- a CDS encoding sigma-70 family RNA polymerase sigma factor codes for MDSTEWLAERFEENRRHLRAVAFRMLGSLSEADDAVQESWLRLSRQREERLDAIDNLTGWLTTVVARVALTMLKMRGREESLEAVHIPEPIISPEDGLDPEHEALLADSVGLALLVVLETLQPAERLAFVLHDMFAVPFEDIAVIVDKSPAAARQLASRARRRVQGAEAIPDADLGRQREVVKAFTTASRGGDFAALVAVLDPDVVLRADYGSLPAGLKLLRGAEAVARQALMFARFAAHARPALINGAPGRVTIVDGKPAAVMGFTVVEGRIKEINILADPDRLAELDLTIFEV; via the coding sequence GTGGACAGTACGGAATGGCTCGCCGAACGCTTCGAGGAGAACCGGCGCCATCTGCGAGCGGTCGCCTTCCGGATGCTGGGTTCCCTGTCCGAGGCCGACGACGCCGTCCAGGAATCCTGGCTGCGCCTGAGCCGCCAACGTGAGGAGCGCCTGGACGCCATCGACAACCTGACCGGCTGGCTCACCACGGTCGTCGCCCGGGTGGCCCTGACCATGCTGAAGATGCGCGGCCGCGAGGAATCGCTGGAAGCGGTCCACATCCCCGAGCCGATCATCTCGCCGGAGGACGGCCTGGACCCCGAGCACGAGGCGCTGCTCGCCGACTCGGTCGGCCTGGCCCTCCTGGTGGTCCTGGAGACGCTGCAACCGGCCGAGCGCCTGGCGTTCGTCCTGCACGACATGTTCGCCGTCCCCTTCGAGGACATCGCGGTCATCGTCGACAAGAGCCCGGCGGCGGCCCGGCAGCTGGCCAGCCGAGCCCGGCGGCGGGTACAGGGCGCCGAAGCCATCCCGGACGCGGACCTGGGCCGGCAGCGGGAGGTGGTGAAGGCCTTCACCACGGCCTCGCGAGGTGGTGATTTCGCCGCACTGGTGGCGGTCCTGGACCCGGACGTGGTGCTGCGCGCCGACTACGGCAGCCTGCCCGCCGGGCTGAAGCTGCTGCGCGGCGCCGAGGCTGTGGCGCGGCAGGCGCTGATGTTCGCCCGCTTCGCGGCGCACGCACGCCCGGCGCTCATCAACGGAGCGCCGGGGCGGGTCACGATCGTGGACGGCAAGCCGGCGGCGGTCATGGGGTTCACGGTCGTGGAGGGGCGGATCAAGGAGATCAACATCCTGGCCGATCCGGATCGGCTGGCCGAGCTCGATCTCACGATATTCGAGGTCTGA
- a CDS encoding carbohydrate ABC transporter permease, giving the protein MSTATTGSRAESAAQDPTSPAAAPAGRRRVPWARLPGAALIWLFVAFCAFTFLFILLSSLKSSYNVLNHPFRLPTELKFSNWSKAWHDGGFGPAFVNSVLVVVVAAAGTVLLASPAAYVLGRNQNRLSGALSMYFVLGLGIPMQIIVLPLYSIMAKMHLIDNLAGLIVLYIVVNLPFTVYLLMSFFASLPGELEEAAALDGVGPGMTFWRIMLPLAKGGLMTALTLVAIACWNETFLALMFLQTNDNFTLPLALVNFLTQQQFTGEDFGVMFAGVSIAVLPMLALYAWLGRRITEGLTLGAGK; this is encoded by the coding sequence ATGAGCACCGCAACGACCGGGTCCCGCGCTGAGAGCGCGGCGCAGGACCCCACCAGCCCGGCGGCGGCCCCCGCCGGCCGCCGTCGGGTTCCCTGGGCCCGGCTGCCGGGCGCCGCGCTGATCTGGCTGTTCGTCGCGTTCTGCGCGTTCACGTTCCTGTTCATCCTGCTGAGCTCGCTGAAGTCGAGCTACAACGTGCTGAACCATCCCTTCCGGCTGCCGACCGAGCTGAAGTTCTCCAACTGGAGCAAGGCCTGGCACGACGGCGGTTTCGGGCCGGCGTTCGTGAACTCGGTGCTGGTGGTCGTGGTGGCCGCGGCCGGGACCGTGCTGCTGGCCTCGCCGGCGGCGTACGTCCTGGGCCGCAACCAGAACCGGCTCTCCGGGGCGTTGAGCATGTACTTCGTGCTGGGCCTGGGCATCCCGATGCAGATCATCGTGCTGCCGCTGTACTCGATCATGGCCAAGATGCACCTGATCGACAATCTGGCCGGGCTGATCGTGCTCTACATCGTGGTGAACCTGCCGTTCACGGTGTACCTGCTGATGTCGTTCTTCGCCTCGCTGCCCGGCGAGCTGGAGGAGGCCGCGGCGCTGGACGGCGTGGGCCCGGGGATGACGTTCTGGCGGATCATGCTGCCGCTGGCCAAGGGCGGCCTGATGACGGCGCTGACGCTGGTGGCGATCGCGTGCTGGAACGAGACCTTCCTGGCGCTGATGTTCCTGCAGACCAATGACAACTTCACGCTGCCGCTGGCCCTGGTCAACTTCCTGACCCAGCAGCAGTTCACCGGCGAGGACTTCGGCGTGATGTTCGCCGGGGTGTCCATCGCGGTGCTGCCCATGCTCGCGCTGTACGCGTGGCTCGGGCGCCGGATCACCGAGGGCTTGACCCTCGGAGCGGGGAAATAG
- a CDS encoding carbohydrate ABC transporter permease produces MTSATAGPNVTVGVRRGRVQGSPLARRRRRVFGPFLAPALILYTVLFMVPTGYSFYASFTSWDGFSNPRWKGTLNYDHLTHDPAFKDAFFNTLKLLFGCGVFLFVLSFAFMLMLREMKGRRFIQGFIFLPHIVSGVALAAFWDFLLNHDGMLNKGLHSFGLGPVDWLKPQWQFNAILLAIVWINTGYYVTILMAGVDRIPPYYYEEAKLAGTNSWQRFRHITLPMSWDVVGTAAVLWTIGTVKIFEFILAFSGSQGNLPTTNQWTSAMYVYGETIGGTSPIYDFGRACAGAVVTLVAVVVVVVVLRRVTSRDRLEL; encoded by the coding sequence GTGACCAGCGCCACCGCAGGGCCCAATGTCACAGTCGGTGTCCGGCGGGGCCGGGTCCAGGGTTCGCCCCTGGCCCGGCGCCGCCGGCGCGTCTTCGGGCCGTTCCTGGCGCCCGCGCTGATCCTGTACACGGTCCTGTTCATGGTGCCGACCGGGTACTCGTTCTACGCGAGCTTCACCAGCTGGGACGGGTTCTCGAACCCGCGGTGGAAGGGCACGCTGAACTACGACCACCTGACGCACGACCCGGCGTTCAAGGACGCCTTCTTCAACACCCTGAAGCTGCTGTTCGGGTGCGGCGTCTTCCTGTTCGTCCTGAGCTTCGCCTTCATGCTGATGCTGCGCGAGATGAAGGGCCGCCGGTTCATCCAGGGCTTCATCTTCCTGCCGCACATAGTCTCCGGCGTGGCGCTGGCCGCGTTCTGGGACTTCCTGCTGAACCACGACGGGATGCTGAACAAGGGCCTGCACTCCTTCGGCCTTGGCCCGGTGGACTGGCTCAAGCCGCAGTGGCAGTTCAACGCGATCCTGCTCGCGATCGTCTGGATCAACACCGGGTACTACGTGACGATCCTGATGGCCGGGGTGGACCGCATCCCGCCGTACTACTACGAAGAGGCCAAGCTCGCCGGGACCAACTCCTGGCAGCGCTTCCGGCACATCACGCTGCCGATGTCCTGGGACGTGGTCGGGACCGCGGCGGTGCTGTGGACCATCGGCACGGTCAAGATCTTCGAGTTCATCCTCGCCTTCTCCGGCTCGCAGGGGAACCTGCCCACCACCAACCAGTGGACGTCGGCGATGTACGTCTACGGCGAGACCATCGGCGGCACGTCCCCGATCTACGACTTCGGCCGGGCCTGCGCCGGCGCGGTCGTCACGCTGGTGGCGGTCGTGGTGGTCGTCGTCGTCCTGCGCCGGGTCACCAGCCGCGACCGGCTCGAGCTCTGA